Proteins from a genomic interval of Methanofollis formosanus:
- a CDS encoding Hsp70 family protein, which translates to MGLRVGIDLGTTFSAVAYVDERSGRPRIIKNRYDNNITPSVLCFHDTGVICGEEAKDLQSDGDPDAIAFFKRRMGDPHFQVTYHGKTYDAEALSAILLEHLIKEAEDVISQKITDAVITVPAYFNNSQRKATIRAGKRAGVNVICIVNEPTAAVFAYGLNKQNHDMTILVYDLGGGTFDVTLAKVSADAITILGTDGDHELGGKNWDDAIARYLANCFLEEYNIDIFEEHVDYNELMVAIEKAKKRLSSAENTIISLSCSGKTSTYEISRAQFANITSHLMNQTRSLTEGLLEEANLSHNGPLTWSGIDGVLLIGGSTRMPMVPEYIRKMMGREPLTGVNVDEAVALGAAIRANIDLDGKSLMSLPSGTSMRCTSGPTSYGLPGAKAIRDVISHSLGIIAANEDNTKFVNRIILKKNNPIPGTQTRPFSISTKKSGTHEVEVFMLQGESECPMDCSILGKYVFSGIEYTGKSKSVLDISYHYTQNGTVEVSAVQRETGKPLALRIEEIPADMSWVNQSPKELALAQRKSEMTTVFFAIDLSGSMSGQPLAEAKKAAHNFVKEMDLSCTDIGLIVFADSVRVILEPTHDIKAITRGIDSWRMSMVGYGNSAEPFTQCLGTQTRSTMKNLLLLRSADEHPVFVIVLTDGVWQCQRHAIVQANNCHKAGIQVIAIGFGSADKEFLRKISSTDESALFTNLNDLSSSLSKIAQAITEHEPGNNVQLLN; encoded by the coding sequence ATGGGCTTGCGGGTTGGAATTGATCTGGGGACAACGTTCTCCGCCGTTGCGTATGTTGACGAAAGATCAGGTCGTCCCAGGATCATCAAAAACAGATATGACAACAATATTACACCATCGGTATTATGCTTCCATGATACCGGTGTCATCTGCGGCGAAGAAGCCAAGGATCTTCAGTCTGACGGTGATCCCGATGCAATTGCTTTTTTTAAACGACGGATGGGAGATCCGCACTTCCAGGTAACATATCATGGGAAAACCTATGATGCTGAAGCACTTTCAGCCATCCTTCTTGAACACCTCATTAAGGAAGCGGAGGACGTAATCTCCCAGAAGATCACGGATGCCGTTATAACTGTCCCGGCATATTTCAACAACAGCCAACGGAAAGCCACTATCCGCGCCGGGAAACGTGCAGGAGTAAATGTGATCTGTATTGTCAACGAACCCACGGCAGCTGTATTTGCGTATGGGCTGAACAAGCAGAACCATGATATGACAATCCTGGTCTATGATCTGGGGGGAGGAACGTTTGATGTCACCCTTGCAAAGGTATCCGCGGATGCGATCACCATCCTTGGAACAGACGGGGATCATGAACTTGGTGGTAAAAACTGGGACGATGCAATTGCACGATATCTTGCGAACTGCTTTCTCGAAGAATATAATATCGATATTTTCGAGGAACATGTCGATTATAATGAACTGATGGTCGCCATTGAAAAAGCAAAAAAGCGATTAAGTTCGGCAGAAAACACAATAATTTCACTCTCCTGTTCCGGAAAAACCAGTACGTATGAGATTTCCCGGGCCCAGTTTGCAAACATCACTTCACATCTCATGAACCAGACCCGAAGTCTGACCGAGGGATTACTTGAAGAAGCAAATCTTTCCCATAACGGGCCTCTGACCTGGAGCGGGATCGACGGGGTCCTCCTTATTGGCGGCTCTACACGTATGCCGATGGTTCCTGAGTATATCCGGAAGATGATGGGCAGGGAACCGTTAACCGGTGTTAATGTTGATGAAGCCGTTGCCTTGGGAGCAGCCATTCGGGCAAACATCGATCTGGACGGGAAGTCCCTTATGTCTCTTCCTTCAGGTACATCCATGAGATGTACCTCCGGTCCAACATCGTACGGCCTTCCCGGGGCAAAGGCCATACGGGATGTAATTTCCCATAGTCTTGGAATAATCGCCGCAAATGAAGATAACACAAAATTTGTTAACCGGATTATTTTAAAGAAGAATAATCCGATTCCTGGTACTCAGACGCGACCGTTCTCCATCAGTACAAAAAAAAGTGGGACGCACGAGGTTGAGGTTTTCATGCTTCAGGGTGAGAGTGAATGCCCCATGGACTGCTCGATTTTAGGAAAATATGTTTTTTCTGGCATTGAATACACAGGAAAATCAAAGTCTGTTCTGGATATATCCTATCATTATACCCAGAATGGAACGGTGGAGGTATCTGCAGTTCAACGTGAGACCGGAAAGCCCCTTGCTCTTCGGATCGAAGAAATTCCCGCCGACATGTCATGGGTTAATCAGTCCCCGAAGGAATTAGCGCTTGCACAGAGAAAAAGTGAGATGACTACCGTCTTCTTTGCCATTGATCTGTCCGGAAGCATGTCCGGTCAGCCTCTGGCTGAAGCCAAAAAAGCTGCCCATAATTTTGTTAAGGAGATGGATCTTTCCTGTACGGATATTGGATTAATTGTGTTTGCAGACTCTGTCCGGGTTATCCTGGAGCCAACCCATGATATCAAAGCAATAACACGTGGCATCGATTCATGGAGAATGTCCATGGTAGGGTATGGTAATTCTGCGGAGCCATTTACACAGTGTCTCGGTACGCAGACCCGTTCAACTATGAAAAACCTGCTGCTGCTGAGATCTGCGGATGAACACCCGGTCTTCGTCATTGTCCTGACAGATGGTGTCTGGCAATGCCAGAGGCATGCTATCGTACAGGCAAATAACTGTCATAAGGCAGGAATTCAGGTAATCGCTATCGGTTTTGGAAGTGCGGATAAAGAATTTCTCAGAAAGATATCATCGACTGATGAAAGTGCATTATTCACAAATCTGAACGATCTCTCTTCGTCATTATCAAAGATAGCACAAGCGATTACAGAACATGAACCTGGTAACAATGTACAATTGCTGAATTGA
- a CDS encoding AAA family ATPase produces MTPWYLMADQALFRDPSLFETRHLPEVFNYRDAQLEELAFAFRPTLHGARPLNALLQGPPGTGKTTTVRRIFAEVEETTNQVVPVLVSCQTEKTLFAVLRHIFHVLFGYSPPTSGVSNERLLSGIAQALIEREAVLVVCLDDANWLLPNGMLDIVLGPLLRMHEVWPAVRTGVFLTLSSPETDLSRALDPATRSVLQASEVFFPPYTADEVRGILADRVRAGLYPGVMPPAVLDLVVERVMRRPGPHRAVDVERREGGPDERDGRGRAHGLCRLQAPPYLHGGAVALSTGADGARGDRGRGPGGRAGGLGAGVRPRLPGEGDVLHGVS; encoded by the coding sequence ATGACACCATGGTATCTCATGGCCGACCAGGCGCTCTTCCGCGACCCCTCCCTTTTCGAGACCCGCCACCTCCCCGAGGTCTTCAACTACCGCGACGCCCAACTCGAAGAACTCGCCTTCGCCTTCAGACCGACCCTCCACGGCGCCCGCCCGCTCAACGCCCTCCTCCAGGGGCCGCCGGGCACCGGCAAGACCACCACCGTCCGCCGGATCTTCGCCGAAGTGGAGGAGACGACGAACCAGGTCGTGCCGGTCCTCGTCTCCTGCCAGACCGAGAAGACGCTCTTCGCCGTACTCAGACACATCTTCCACGTCCTCTTCGGCTACTCCCCGCCGACCTCCGGGGTCTCGAACGAACGGTTGCTCTCCGGGATCGCCCAGGCCCTCATCGAGCGGGAAGCCGTGCTCGTCGTCTGCCTGGACGACGCCAACTGGCTCCTGCCAAACGGCATGCTCGACATCGTCCTCGGCCCCCTGCTCAGGATGCACGAGGTCTGGCCGGCGGTCCGCACCGGGGTGTTTCTCACCCTCTCCTCGCCTGAGACCGACCTCTCCCGCGCCCTCGACCCGGCCACCCGGTCGGTGCTCCAGGCGTCGGAGGTCTTCTTCCCGCCCTACACCGCCGACGAGGTGCGGGGCATCCTCGCCGACCGCGTGCGGGCCGGGCTGTACCCCGGCGTGATGCCGCCCGCCGTCCTCGACCTCGTCGTCGAGCGGGTGATGCGTCGGCCTGGACCTCATCGAGCGGTCGACGTTGAACGCCGAGAAGGCGGGCCGGACGAGCGTGACGGCCGAGGACGTGCGCACGGCCTTTGCCGTCTCCAGGCACCTCCATATCTCCACGGCGGTGCAGTCGCTCTCAGCACCGGAGCGGACGGTGCTCGAGGCGATCGTGGCCGAGGCCCGGGCGGGCGGGCCGGTGGTCTCGGGGCGGGTGTACGACCGCGTCTGCCGGGAGAAGGAGATGTGTTACACGGCGTTTCATGA
- a CDS encoding type I restriction-modification system subunit M N-terminal domain-containing protein, whose amino-acid sequence MRPQNILRGPIDAADFKTYIFPLLFLKRICDVFYNEDYAIALAEAGGNIDEAEYRENFRFVIPTGCHWNTIRGQSEDIGKAIQDAMQCLEHANEKSLSQIFGDVQCYSTRTRCGEG is encoded by the coding sequence TTGAGGCCGCAAAATATTCTCCGCGGCCCGATCGATGCGGCCGATTTCAAGACCTACATCTTCCCCCTCCTCTTCCTGAAGCGGATCTGCGATGTTTTTTACAACGAAGATTACGCGATCGCTCTTGCAGAAGCCGGTGGAAATATCGATGAGGCAGAATACCGGGAGAACTTCAGGTTCGTAATCCCCACAGGCTGCCACTGGAACACTATCAGGGGACAGAGCGAGGATATCGGGAAGGCGATCCAGGACGCAATGCAGTGTCTCGAGCACGCAAACGAGAAGTCGCTCAGCCAGATCTTCGGGGATGTGCAGTGTTATTCAACTCGCACGCGATGTGGTGAAGGCTGA
- a CDS encoding helix-turn-helix domain-containing protein: MSIAERIKVARKGAGMSQRDLGAAIGVTAPAISKYEKGEVIPNSRVLILLSEALNVNIDFFFRKVAANLSEPHYRCRKSLKKKEENIIHGKVTDWLERYLEVEMISGITASLVLPSREECRVSTLEDVEAIAQKVRDEWDLGLDPIENVMDVLEQHGIKVGIFEAPDSFDALTFYHDEKTPVIAINKSMTGDRQRYNCAHELGHLILQVEPSLDEEDAAHRFAGAFLVPREMVWKELGKKRRVIDLRELYLLKHKYGMSMKAWIHRARDLGIITKGSEKGLYIRLNRVMVGKEEPAKQVKHEMPTYMHLLILRAMNEKKITLSRARELFGGNLPEIATEVE, encoded by the coding sequence ATGAGCATTGCCGAGCGAATTAAGGTGGCCCGAAAAGGTGCTGGAATGAGCCAGCGGGATCTCGGCGCTGCGATAGGTGTAACTGCGCCGGCGATTTCAAAGTATGAAAAAGGGGAGGTGATTCCAAATTCAAGAGTGCTCATCCTGCTGAGCGAAGCTCTGAACGTGAATATTGATTTCTTCTTCCGGAAAGTTGCGGCAAATTTGTCCGAACCCCATTACCGGTGCCGGAAATCGCTCAAGAAAAAAGAGGAAAATATTATTCACGGGAAGGTAACCGACTGGCTCGAACGCTACCTTGAGGTCGAGATGATCTCCGGCATCACGGCCAGTCTTGTTCTGCCGTCACGCGAAGAGTGTCGGGTATCCACCCTCGAAGATGTGGAAGCGATTGCCCAGAAGGTCCGCGATGAATGGGACCTTGGCCTGGACCCCATTGAGAATGTGATGGACGTGCTGGAGCAGCATGGCATCAAAGTTGGAATCTTTGAAGCGCCCGATTCGTTTGATGCCCTGACGTTTTATCACGATGAAAAGACGCCGGTGATTGCGATCAACAAGTCCATGACCGGGGATCGCCAGCGCTACAACTGTGCCCATGAACTGGGACATCTGATCCTTCAGGTTGAGCCCTCCCTCGATGAGGAGGATGCGGCGCACCGTTTCGCCGGCGCATTTCTTGTGCCCCGTGAGATGGTATGGAAGGAACTGGGAAAAAAACGTCGTGTAATCGATCTGCGGGAACTCTACCTGCTCAAACACAAGTACGGGATGAGCATGAAAGCCTGGATCCACCGTGCCCGGGATCTCGGGATCATCACTAAAGGATCTGAGAAAGGATTGTATATCCGGTTGAACCGGGTTATGGTAGGTAAAGAAGAACCTGCAAAGCAAGTAAAACATGAAATGCCCACGTACATGCACCTTCTCATCTTGCGAGCCATGAACGAGAAAAAGATTACCCTGTCCCGGGCCCGTGAACTCTTCGGCGGGAACCTGCCTGAGATCGCAACGGAGGTCGAGTAG
- a CDS encoding TRAFAC clade GTPase domain-containing protein, translating to MTDVLFRCGNTNCPAEQDKKIALYETGNENSARLLGKVIAPSSKGFFSMPTDAVCPGCHEKSYKRICPQCHNELPREIDQHKGIIISVIGAKNTGKSHFIAVLIDQMRRYVSSSFNASFSPINTDHEKRYKNDFYTPLFASHRLLNSTVSGSTAQRPLIYAMTISDKSLFKRNNTIVYITFFDTAGEDLSDEDTMSTVNKYIGQSSGIIFLLDPMQIQDVRDKTDPAVVNASSGTDIKDLADPADILRRVCNLIRDANNLGDSEMIPIPIAATFTKIDALKPLLPPGCIVLEDSPHKSLHAFDQTDSDNIHAEIESMLSDWSGWDFPQQLSINFKKHAYFGLSALGKTPNGQSIDVIRPHRIEDPMLWLLSYHNVIPRNKK from the coding sequence ATGACCGATGTCCTTTTCCGGTGTGGGAATACCAACTGTCCAGCTGAACAGGACAAAAAAATTGCATTGTATGAGACCGGTAATGAGAATTCTGCCCGATTGCTTGGCAAGGTTATTGCCCCTTCGTCAAAAGGATTTTTCAGTATGCCGACAGATGCAGTCTGTCCGGGATGTCATGAGAAATCCTATAAGAGAATCTGTCCCCAATGCCATAACGAATTACCCCGGGAGATCGATCAGCACAAAGGAATTATCATCTCAGTTATTGGAGCAAAAAATACCGGAAAATCACATTTTATTGCAGTACTAATCGATCAGATGAGAAGATACGTTTCAAGTTCATTTAATGCATCCTTTTCCCCGATCAATACCGATCATGAGAAGCGGTATAAAAATGACTTTTACACTCCGCTGTTTGCCTCTCACCGTCTCCTGAACTCAACCGTATCTGGTAGTACTGCTCAACGACCACTGATTTATGCAATGACAATCAGCGACAAATCGCTATTTAAAAGGAATAACACAATTGTTTATATTACATTTTTCGATACAGCAGGTGAGGACCTTAGTGATGAGGATACCATGTCCACTGTTAACAAGTATATCGGTCAATCATCAGGAATTATTTTTCTCCTCGACCCGATGCAGATCCAGGATGTGCGCGATAAAACCGATCCTGCTGTTGTGAATGCATCTTCCGGGACAGATATCAAAGACCTGGCAGATCCTGCAGATATCCTTCGCAGGGTATGTAACCTGATCAGGGATGCCAATAACCTTGGTGATTCAGAAATGATTCCCATTCCAATCGCAGCAACCTTTACGAAAATTGATGCCCTCAAACCCTTATTACCGCCGGGGTGCATTGTCCTTGAAGATAGTCCTCATAAATCATTGCATGCATTTGATCAGACAGACTCTGACAATATCCACGCAGAAATCGAATCAATGCTAAGTGACTGGAGCGGGTGGGACTTCCCCCAACAACTGTCTATAAATTTTAAAAAGCACGCTTATTTCGGATTATCTGCTCTGGGTAAAACTCCAAATGGTCAGAGTATCGATGTGATACGGCCACACCGGATTGAAGACCCGATGTTATGGCTGTTATCATACCATAACGTTATCCCGAGAAATAAAAAATGA